A stretch of DNA from Lycium ferocissimum isolate CSIRO_LF1 unplaced genomic scaffold, AGI_CSIRO_Lferr_CH_V1 ctg2309, whole genome shotgun sequence:
TAGGAGCAGGAAATTATCTGAAATATGGATGGGCTTGTATATTCGGTGCCAGACTGCCAgttactttattatattttgtcTTGAGCTAGTTATGGAATTTTAAATACTAAGGCCCCTAGCAATACATAGAGGAAAATGTCAGCAGacaaaagaataagaaacatTTACCACAGAAACTAAGTAATGTTTGTTTTTCGGATCAAGACCACGATAAAGGACACCAATGTCCACTTCAGTAGATAAAGCTGATAATGTCGCTTTTATGTCATCTACATTCTCACATGTATTCTGCCAACCTAAAACTGCAGGGAGGAAAAAACAAGTCACATTGGAAACAAATATGATTCTCTTAAGATTTTTACATCACCCatgggaacaaaaaaaaaaaaaaaaatagagagagaaGGGAAAGGGGAACATCAGAAACTGTAGTTACCCGTTGTGAAAATATGTGGTGGAGCAGAGAGAATGTGATGAATATAGTTAAGTTTCTCACATCCACCAACCTCAGGATCGCAAGCCAACTGATGGTTCATCTCAACAAGATTCAGAACCTCATCGAACGAGCTTTCTGGACACATAACCTGAaatgaaaagaacaaaaactCAGTAAAATGTGCAAATTGATTCGTCCCCTCCTCAGAATAACGGTAAATCAAATTGCTCATTATCCAAACAATGTCTCTCGTTGAACTTCAAAAGATTAATTTACTGAATGGAAACAAAAGTGAAATTGCCTCAAGGAACAACAAAACATGCCTTCATTGTTCGGAGTGCACTAGCATTAATATTATGAAAGAACGATGTGTACTTCAGATGTCTAGACTCCAATCCACAATTGTAGCAGTTCATCCGTTCAAAAATATCCATCCCGAAAAGAGAATGCACAGTACAAGCACTACTTGAGCAATCCCAAGAGCCCATACAGCTGCTATCAGCAGATTCAGCATCCGAAACACCTAAAGTTGATGTAAATGATCGATGTAGGCAATCGAATATTACACCCAGTACTTCAGAAGCATCATTCATTTGAGCCTGTAAGTCAATATCTCGTTAATTGAATTCAAAGAAGCTGACTCCTAGTAAAATACGAGGCAATCAATGGAGTTCCGTATTTACCTCCTGAAAGAAATTACTATCAGGATAAAGGTTGCTGAGGGCAATTCTCAGAGAAGTAGGAGCTATAGCCTCTCTTCGCATCTCAGCAGAAGCCGTGTTCAAAGCAGTGAATATGTCATATAAAGCACATACCACACATGGATCACCCACATGATCATGTTCTGAGGATGATCTTCTCAAAAATTCATCTCGAAATTGCCTTAGATGCCACAATGACTAAAATGTGGcaagaaaacaagataaatCAGAGAACGCACTTGAAGTTAAAGAAAACTGGAAACAGAAAAAACAAAGTTAACTTTTCTATTATAAAACAAAGCATTAGCACTTGTAACTACTGCTAACCTGTataatgacatttagaaagCAATTGTATTCTCCAACTTCATTCTTTAGCCCAGTGCCATATACATCCAATTCTTTGACATTTCCAAGACTAATTTCACTATCCGAATCCCCGGTTTCAGAGATCATCCTCTGTGCCCCTGAACTTGCCATCAAGGGAGATCTCTGATGTGCATGGAATGCATCTGACATAAAAAGAGAGAATGAGGACCGAAGTCACTTGAACAATCAGGAGATAGGAAATACTAACGCAGTTAAATCTTCAAGCCAAATGGAAGAACAAACGCTGCATCAGTTCTCAAGCTATAGCACGTCACTTTCCTTCAAAAACCATTAAAgagggtcttttttttttttttttttgaaatcgtCTTAAGTTGACAGAAGATGGGAGAAACGTAGATAAGTTGTCTTCTGATCATCAAGCTTAAGCAGCGAACTAGATACAGATAGAGAACAGCCTAGACTACTAGttcccaaaaaaataaagaacagCCTAAGTTAATACACATTAAAACTATCTCGGGGCTTAAGTTAATCCACATTAAAACTATCTCGGGGCTTGTTACAAAGATAAATAGACATACCAAGACTTTGGCGTACAGCTCTCTGAAGATCAGCTTGGAACctttcttcatcatcttcctcCACATGTAGCTGCCTCAATGTCTTTGTTCCACTATCTCTGGTACCATTATTTTCTGGGGTTGAAATCAAATAGTAGTGAATTTAGTTCACTTCAACAGAAGCCGTGCATAGAACAGTTTGTAATTGAAatttcatggaaaaatattggcAGAGCACCTATTTACACCCACcagcttttttaaaaaaattctgaaGAGGGTTGCCGGAGAGATCAAAAGGGTAGGATCTCAATTTGGCCCAAAACTGTGTGCAActccaaaagttattttaaaaagaGACTCCACCGATTTTTTATGTCAAAGGTTCATAGAGTTGGTAGGCTGGGTGTTTGGAGACAGACCCTGGAATCTAAGGATTTCAGGTTGAGCAAGACTAAGACGGAGTATCTGGAATGCAAGTTCAGTGATGTTATGCATGCAGCGGAGGTGGAAGTTAAGATCAATACACAAGTCATACCCAAGAGGGGAAGTtacaagtatcttgggtctataaTCCAACGAACCGGaaagattgacgatgatgttgcacatcgtattggtgcgggGTGGAGGAAATGGAGGCTCGCGTCCAGGGCACTATGTGATAAGAATGTGTCACCAAGGCTCAAAGGTAAGTTCTACATAGTGGTGGTTAGGCCTACTCTATTGTACGGGgcagagtgttggccagtcaagaacatacatgttcagaagatgaagGTGGCGGAGATGAGGATGctcagatggatgtgtgggtATACTAGGAtggataggattaggaatgaagatacacacgacaaggtgggagtggcctccatggcggacaagatgagggaagcgagactgagatggtttaGGGATGTGAAGAGGGGTGTGGATGCACCAGTAAGGAGTTGTGACAGGTTGGCTTAGCAGGTTTTAGGAGatgtagaggtaggccgaagaagaacTAGGAGAaagtgattagacaggacatggctcATTTTCGGCTTACTAAGGACATGACTCTGGCCATGGAGACAAATCTGGAAAGTTAAGATACCTCTTCAggttccatgctttacatggcTGCTAGCCAAAGAAGCTGTTTTGACACATGAAAACCTGAGAACGAGAAGGATTATATTAGTTTCAAATTGTTGCTTATGTGGGGAAGCAGCCGAGACAGTAGGGCATCTGTTTTTACATTGCAGAATTACTGATCAGCTATGGAAGATTTTTATCAATCTCAGAGGCATATCTTGGACAATGCCTAGCAAGATTGTTGACACTCTTTCTAGCTGGGAGGAGGCTGGGATTGGGGCAAGGAATAAAAGCTACTGGAGGATCATTCCAGCTTGCATATGGTGGACAAtctggaaagaaaggaactCCAGATGTTTTGAGGATAGAAGTAGCACTCTACAGAAGATCAAGAAGATCAAGCAAGACTGTATGTTGCTATTTTGTTTTTGGTGTACAAAGAATCCCTCTGTAGATGCAGAATCAATCTTAGAAGTTCTTGACTCATGttcttagttttcttttttcttttgtaaaggGGTTTTCAGTACTACCTAAGTACTGGTCTAGATCGGAAGGTTTGGAGGTCGAGGGTCAGGGTAGATAGATAGTAGGTAGCCGAGTGGTGTCGTAATCTTACTAGTATTTTTTTAGTATTCACGTAGTATTGTACATCTTACCCTCCCGAGACCCCACTTGTAGGATTACACTAgacatgttgttgttgttgttcatagAGTTAGTACTAAATTGTGCTCACTTTTTAGCTACAGCATAACATGCCAAATTGAGTATCGTCAAGTAATGCCACAATTACTACATCATTTATCTGAAACCAAGACGCCTTGCTCCTTCAAAGTTTAACCAATGAAGAAATGGAAAGAGATGATTGAGTTCACCAATCACTGTTGCTAATACAACAGAAATTAGCTTGGGCATACATTTGCTTGTTCCAAAGATTCAAATACAGGATGTGGTCCAACTTTAGAAGCGACAGTTTATAAGAGCAAAATCGACCCAAAAATTACCAATCTTAAAAGCCGTCATAACATTTAAACCTAGTAATCTATATTTGATCAAATGAATAAATGAACTCTCTGTTTCAATATTGAAAAGAAATACTTGTGTTTTAAGTCAATAGGTTAACAAAACAACCCTCCTCCTTTCTCCGGGCTTGGGACCGGCTGTGTTATAGAGATGACACTAACTAACACACAGGCGGAGTTATCACATGAATGTCATTCTTCAACAATCCCGAAGCTTTTCCCAAGGTAATACACACTTCCATTGAGCCCACATTCACCTTGCATATTTAACAAACTACTGAACACTAAATGATAAAGAAGCAGTAAGGAATATGAACTATAAAACAGACACTTCCTGAGAACAGTCAATCACGGGttacattaaagtcatccaccATGTAAGAAATACCCTCCAACATGAAACTGTTCATTTTTTCTACAACCAGGAAATCCCGTCATTTCTGACACAACCAACTTTCCTTTACAAGTAAAAATAACAGCAACTAGCAGAAAATGCAAAAGCATCAACCACCCATTCAAGTTGAAGAAGCAAAATAGAAGTCATCTTCCAGAAAAGCAGAAGCAGCCAGTTACATAAAAGTTAAGCAAACAATTACTCACCACGTGAAGAATCCAGAGCTCTTGATTCACTAATTTCAGGTTTTTCCCTTTCAGAAGAACCAGATTGATAATTCCCCTCACTAAATTTAGACGAATCTTTCTGGCGCCGGCCTTTTCTTCCAGATCGCTTATCAGATATCAATATACCATCCTCTGGAGTTCCTTTGTTTGACGATCCTGAATAAGAGAAACAATGATAGCATATTCAGATGACATCTTCCTAACCCTGTAACCTTTGGTACAGATTATTTGGGAAGCATAAATAATTCCTGTCACAAATCAAGGCAATACCATCTCTTTGTGCCATTCTTTCTGGAAAGTTCTTCGAAAGACCTTCTAAACTGTTGAATAGTACATTGTTCTGCATAAAGGAAAGTCACATGTTACGGCCTTAGTTTTAACTTTTAACAACATGAGAAATCAGAATGACAAACGTTCTAACAGAAAAAAGACAATCAGAGTGTTAACCTTCTCACTACTCTCCCGTTGCTCATTGATTTTCTGATCAATATCACAACCCGTGTCGGGATTCATTTTTTGATATGGGTAAGAGTCAGGATTCCTAACTGCATCCATATTCTCTTGAATTGTTCTTGCAGTTCTCTTATGTTGCTCGGCCAGATGCTTCAGCTTAGCCTCATTCTCAATTCTTCTTTGATACTCTAAAGTTTCTTCAAGCTTCCTTTCCTCGGCTTCAAGCTCAATCATACGTTTGTACTCCTCCACCTCCTGTAGATCCAAGGTATTACCAGTTTGAGGAATTTCACTCTCTTGATCATCACCATCATGAGCAAGTGGAAATGAGCTGCACCAAAACATACACTTGGAAATATTAAAGGACGTAGAGGATTtgcttagatgcataactagaGGTTGTGTAAATGGAGAAATAGGCTGCTGGGAACTAGGAAGAGACATACGCATGTTCCATAGTCTCATCGTGAAGCACATGCAATTCATTACCACTGTTAGGCTGCACAAGTAAGAGGAAACAGGTTATACCTCCCCCCAGCAATACACATAAACAACTGCTTCAGAAACAAAAGTCTGACCCACAGCTCAAACCTTTGAATCCTTTGCTTTTCGATActctttgttctttttcttgtcCTTTGTCTTTTCATGGGCATTTTTAGACTTCTCATTTCCCCCACTTGAACTCTTCTCGGAATCACGTGCAAGTTCAGCCAGAAAAGCCTCCCTTGCAGCATCAGATTTCTCAGTAGCATCTTTCTCAGCCAGGTCCTCCAAGTGTGCCTAAGGATGAGAAGAAAAAATCGTCCTAATCAAAAGAAGAATGACAAAGGCGAAAAGAGGATAGGAGGAGAAACAGCAGTAAAGATTCTAAGAGCAACATAGGTATTTCACAACAGCAGATACCCGCAGAAATGATTTCAGTAGAGGCACTAAAATCCGCCTGTAATCTTGGGCAGATGCAGGCTCAAGCTTCAATTCCAACTGCTGCATCCCGGTAACCATCCGCATGATTCGTGCATCAATTTTGCTAAGCTGCATCCATGAAATTGTAAGATCAAAAGACAATCAAGCAATgcagaaaaatcaaaaagaaaaagaatgttaGACTATAGCTGATGCACCAACCTCAATGGAGACATGTTCCTTCTGTCTCTGTATTGCAACTTCCACGCTAGAATCCACCTGATGAAGGTAGTCCTTCAGTCTCCAATCATCCTCTTCGCCAGACTCCAAGTCACAAAATTGAGATGCTCCACCACCGTAAGTTTCGTCAAATCCGAATTGATTTACATTGAGAGATTCTGCTTCCTTCAGAACATTTGATATAGCATCCAACTCAAACCTATTGCTAATAATTGTACCATCGTTGTCACTTTCTATGAGTTCTTCTCGTCGCCTCCTCAAGACGGAATCATAGCTTTGTCGGACAAATTCTACTTCATGTTCTCTTTTTTTACCCTCTTCTAAGCAAAGATCTTCTACCGCCTGCAATGCTTCCTCGTAACTTAGGTGCTCAAATTTTCTCTCACACAAACCCTGGAGGTCGTAATACTCCTTCTCAAGTAATCGGAGAATTTCCATACCTTGTTGACCTTTCTCTTCTCTTGCACGTGTCCATGATGCCAAAGCTTCAACACTTGATGGACCAGCAAATAACCAGGACAGTAGTGCATCTGGGTCAATCAAAACTCCATTTTGATACTGATTACCAGAAAAAATTGCCGCATTTCTATCATTAGAAACTGCATCAAGGCATGCGCTGGGAGAAAGATTGTGCTGCAGGAAATGATGATCAAACAACAAACATGTGCTATCCTCACTGAAAACTATTTTCTCTAGATTGTCGAATCCATGAGATCCATTGTTTGTTTCATCTACAGCACCAATTTTCTCAGGATACCTCCCTAAGCCACAAGAATGAGAAAGTTCTTGCAAGTATTTTAGTACCTTTTTCAGTTCTTCAGGACCCAAGAAGCATATGCACAGAGGGCTTTGATCAATATTGTAGTTAAGAAGTTGAGAGCCAAAAGGAAGACCCTGAAGCTCTTCCACAGCAAAATGCATAACCTTGCTGAGGTGAGTTGCAGcaagatatttatttttaataagagCCTCAAACACAGCACGGATTCTTTCAAGAAGCTTTGCTCGCTCAGGGTCATCAGACAGTGGCAAGCCTTCCGGAAGTAAACAGATCTTTGAAGCGCCATCTTCATCACAATCCATAAAGTCAATATCTGAGATCTTATCATTTTTTCTGCTCTCAACCATATTTCCATTGGGTCTATCCCCTACTTTCTTCCTTCTAGGGGACGAGTCCCATTCGTCTTCATGGCAGAACGCCTCCAAATAGCCATCCTTAGGCCCTTCTCCATCATCTCTTCCATAGGAGTCATCTAGAAAACCATGGCCTTGAGATCTTGATTGCTTATCAAGCATTTTCGCTGCTGCGTTAACATCTAATGGTTTCCAAGAACAGTTCAGAAGCATCTCAGCCCACTCATTCGCAA
This window harbors:
- the LOC132043335 gene encoding uncharacterized protein LOC132043335, with translation MGHKKRTVAPRSKPLTSPSDDVSPPSQLYADVSMIPSITNGSLTRNDDLALINNCENGNYASIKLECERALTSLRRGNHTKALRLMKDLSSKHEISPYSALIHRVQGTVCVKVASIIDDPNAKQRHLRNAIESARKAVSLSPYSVEFAHFYANLLYEAANDGKEYEEVVQECERALAIENPIDPAKESLQEESQQKISSPEARISHIHGELHNLIQKSNFASISTWMKNIGTGEEKFRLIPIRRVSEDPMELRLVQGRRPNEIKKATKTPEERRKEIEVRVAAARLLQQKSETVKSENDGDKGLDSTAGSGQRAGDRRKSGNAKKNASSTERRNWVQSYWNSVSLDAKKELLRIRISDLEAHFGVSKDRSAIEVLSDALPFAKTHKTWKFWTCCRCNEKFADSQSHIRHAVHDHMGALLPKMQSVLPQNVANEWAEMLLNCSWKPLDVNAAAKMLDKQSRSQGHGFLDDSYGRDDGEGPKDGYLEAFCHEDEWDSSPRRKKVGDRPNGNMVESRKNDKISDIDFMDCDEDGASKICLLPEGLPLSDDPERAKLLERIRAVFEALIKNKYLAATHLSKVMHFAVEELQGLPFGSQLLNYNIDQSPLCICFLGPEELKKVLKYLQELSHSCGLGRYPEKIGAVDETNNGSHGFDNLEKIVFSEDSTCLLFDHHFLQHNLSPSACLDAVSNDRNAAIFSGNQYQNGVLIDPDALLSWLFAGPSSVEALASWTRAREEKGQQGMEILRLLEKEYYDLQGLCERKFEHLSYEEALQAVEDLCLEEGKKREHEVEFVRQSYDSVLRRRREELIESDNDGTIISNRFELDAISNVLKEAESLNVNQFGFDETYGGGASQFCDLESGEEDDWRLKDYLHQVDSSVEVAIQRQKEHVSIELSKIDARIMRMVTGMQQLELKLEPASAQDYRRILVPLLKSFLRAHLEDLAEKDATEKSDAAREAFLAELARDSEKSSSGGNEKSKNAHEKTKDKKKNKEYRKAKDSKPNSGNELHVLHDETMEHASFPLAHDGDDQESEIPQTGNTLDLQEVEEYKRMIELEAEERKLEETLEYQRRIENEAKLKHLAEQHKRTARTIQENMDAVRNPDSYPYQKMNPDTGCDIDQKINEQRESSEKNNVLFNSLEGLSKNFPERMAQRDGSSNKGTPEDGILISDKRSGRKGRRQKDSSKFSEGNYQSGSSEREKPEISESRALDSSRENNGTRDSGTKTLRQLHVEEDDEERFQADLQRAVRQSLDAFHAHQRSPLMASSGAQRMISETGDSDSEISLGNVKELDVYGTGLKNEVGEYNCFLNVIIQSLWHLRQFRDEFLRRSSSEHDHVGDPCVVCALYDIFTALNTASAEMRREAIAPTSLRIALSNLYPDSNFFQEAQMNDASEVLGVIFDCLHRSFTSTLGVSDAESADSSCMGSWDCSSSACTVHSLFGMDIFERMNCYNCGLESRHLKYTSFFHNINASALRTMKVMCPESSFDEVLNLVEMNHQLACDPEVGGCEKLNYIHHILSAPPHIFTTVLGWQNTCENVDDIKATLSALSTEVDIGVLYRGLDPKNKHYLVSVVCYYGQHYHCFAYSHDRGHWIMYDDKTVKVIGGWDDVLVMCERGHLQPQVLFFEAVN